The window GCGGTGGTGGCGGCTACGGCGGCGGCGGCGGTGGCGGCGGCTACGGCGGCGGCGGTGGCGGCCGGGGCGGCGGCGGCGGTGGCGGCGGTCGCCGCAGCGGCGGGTGGTAAACCCGACGTTCGCCCGCGGCTCTCCGCGTGCATTCAACCTTTCGCGGGCCGGGATTTTCCCGGCCCGTTTTCGTTTCTACGCCCGCCTCGCCCCGACGATCAGCCCCAGCGTCCCCGACACCCCTGACGGGAGCACCGTCGCCAACGCCTCTTTCGCACGCTCTGACCACGCCTGCGCCTGCTCCAATGCCTCCTGGGCTTCCTGTTCCATCCCACCTAGTTCGAAACTGATTACGCCCGCGGCTCGGAGCGCGAACAGCCCCACGACCACCAGCACCGCCAGAATCACCGCCAGCTTGATCACCTTCCGGACGACGTAGCCCACGAAGTACGCCCCCACGAAGCTCAGCCCGATCGCGAACGCGGTGGGGGCGTAGGCCGCTAGGGACGCTTCCGACGCCGATGGTG of the Planctomycetota bacterium genome contains:
- a CDS encoding FUN14 domain-containing protein, producing MTDAPPPKASRHSLFGSTWLAVAIGLTLLAGGWWAFTSLHAEPAGGTGRAAGASGFASAPAATGTPSPSASEASLAAYAPTAFAIGLSFVGAYFVGYVVRKVIKLAVILAVLVVVGLFALRAAGVISFELGGMEQEAQEALEQAQAWSERAKEALATVLPSGVSGTLGLIVGARRA